In Daphnia pulex isolate KAP4 chromosome 7, ASM2113471v1, one genomic interval encodes:
- the LOC124198346 gene encoding COA8 family protein Y39B6A.34, mitochondrial-like: MDMKCLHFTRMATLATATRVSTTRFLFYRCFSTEVPEAVSKAIATTDVYGPPDPKSSLRLITFYIAPDETEAEKEYRLRRAQVQEWNHLFWTIHNVQFTQAKEEFVTSVLERRGKDATTTGQPLTADDLSEFYRAFLDQNREKHLKYNVEWHMKNMGLLWPGIKANLSRFKKGFSTM; the protein is encoded by the exons ATGGACATGAAATGTTTACATTTTACAAGGATGGCGACTCTAGCTACAGCCACACGCGTCTCGACaactcgttttttgttttatcgttGTTTTTCTACAGAG GTTCCAGAGGCTGTTTCTAAAGCCATTGCCACAACAGATGTCTACGGCCCTCCAGACCCAAAGTCAAGTCTTCGCCTAATCACCTTCTATATCGCCCCTGATGAAACTGAAGCTGAGAAAGAGTACAGACTTAGACGGGCTCAGGTACAGGAATGGAACCACTTATTTTGGACTATCCATAATGTTCAATTTACCCAG GCCAAAGAAGAATTTGTGACATCAGTGTTAGAGAGAAGAGGTAAAGATGCCACCACAACAGGGCAACCCCTAACTGCTGATGATTTATCTGAATTCTACAGGGCATTCCTAGATCAAAATAGGGAAAAGCACTTGAAGTATAATGTAGAATGGCACATGAAAAACATGGGTCTTCTATGGCCTGGAATTAAGGCAAATTTAAGTAGATTTAAAAAGGGTTTTTCTACTATGTAA
- the LOC124198348 gene encoding oligosaccharyltransferase complex subunit ostc-B-like gives MEVLYSIPFSVLEVPNLKIKKPTWFHQPSAMTVFSIVLLSYFMVTGGIIYDVIVEPPSIGSTTDERGHSRPVAFMPYRVNGQYILEGLASSFMFTLGGLGYVILDQTQSTTMPKFNRLLLIFLGFICIVISFLTTWIFMRMKLPGYLQS, from the exons ATGGAAGTTTTATACAGCATTCCTTTTTCCGTGTTGGAAGTAcccaatttgaaaataaaaaaaccgacATGGTTTCACCAGCCCTCAGCAATGACCGTGTTCTCTATCGTTCTGTTGTCATATTTCATGGTTACAGGAG GTATAATCTATGATGTTATTGTGGAGCCACCTTCAATTGGGTCAACAACTGATGAGCGAGGACATTCTCGTCCA GTTGCCTTCATGCCATACAGAGTCAATGGCCAATACATTTTAGAAGGTCTTGCATCCAGTTTCATGTTTACCCTTGGTGGATTAGGCTATGTAATACTTGACCAAACCCAATCTACTACCATGCCTAAGTTCAACAGACTGCTTCTCATCTTTCTTGGATTTATCTGCATTGTTATTTCATTCCTGACCACATGGATTTTCATGAGAATGAAACTGCC tggTTATCTGCAGTCATAG
- the LOC124198347 gene encoding myosin-2 essential light chain-like, with protein MAGYSEDQLADFQEAFQLFDQKGDGCVQVSQIGDILRALGQNPTESDVKKLTHNHRPEARVNFEVFLPILQAISKNRSADTAEDFIEGLRHFDKDGNGYISSAELRHLLTTLGEKLADEEVGELLNGHEDSQGNVNYEEFVRAVMSG; from the exons atg GCCGGATACAGTGAAGATCAACTTGCTG ACTTTCAGGAAGcatttcaactttttgatCAAAAAGGAGATGGTTGTGTTCAGGTGTCTCAGATTGGTGACATTTTGCGTGCCTTGGGACAGAACCCCACAGAATCTGATGTGAAGAAGTTGACCCACAATCACCGACCAG AGGCTCGTGTCAACTTTGAGGTGTTTTTGCCAATCCTCCAAGCCATTTCCAAAAACCGTTCAGCCGATACAGCTGAAGATTTCATTGAAGGACTGAGGCATTTTGACAAAGATGGCAATGGTTACATTTCATCTGCAGAACTCAGACATCTCCTCACAACCTTGG gTGAGAAGTTGGCTGATGAAGAAGTTGGAGAACTATTGAATGGCCATGAAGACTCCCAGGGCAACGTGAATTATGAAGAATTTGTTCGTGCCGTCATGAGCGGTTAG
- the LOC124198341 gene encoding glutamate decarboxylase-like translates to MSVQEEQGNRRLAKDIGALYYSDLLPHVGDSEPETREFLNRMTEILMDFLHKTFDRSSKILDFHHPEQLLEIIDLSLPNQPKNIDQLLADCRDTLTYQVKTGHPRFFNQLSNGVDVISMAGEWLTATANTNMFTYEISPVFILMEHMTLKKMREIIGYKGGDSILAPGGTISNLYAVLAARYRKYPRVKSEGLQSLPGPLVMFTSEHSHFSMMSAAAASGLGTDNCISVPCNEKGQMIPEELERLVLKSISDGKIPFMVTGTAGSTVFGAFDPINPIADICEKHHLWLHIDAAWGGGLLMSEKFRYKFEGITRADSVTWNPHKMMNVLLQCSTVHFKQNSLLYHCNRMCADYLFQQDKHYDVTYDTGDKVIQCGRHNDIFKFWLLWRAKGTEGFAKQMERFIELTQYLVEGLLKRPERFQLIVAEPECTNVCFWYVPTRFRTMAPGPERDRLLGQITPILKGRMMSTGTLMVGYQPQGKLPNFFRCIISNQAVTEEDVDFLVEEMDRLGHDL, encoded by the exons atgtccgTCCAGGAGGAACAGGGAAACCGCAGGTTGGCCAAAGACATTGGCGCCCTCTACTATTCCG ATTTGCTGCCACATGTCGGTGATAGCGAGCCGGAGACGAGGGAATTCCTCAACCGGATGACGGAGATCCTGATGGATTTCCTGCACAAGACGTTCGACCGTTCCAGCAAGATCCTCGACTTCCATCATCCGGAGCAGCTGCTGGAGATCATCGACTTGTCTCTGCCCAACCAGCCCAAGAACATCGACCAGCTCCTGGCCGATTGTCGCGACACGCTCACCTATCAAGTCAAAACAG GTCACCCACGTTTCTTCAATCAACTGTCCAATGGAGTTGACGTCATTTCCATGGCCGGTGAGTGGCTGACGGCCACGGCCAACACCAACATGTTCACCTACGAGATTTCGCCCGTCTTTATCCTCATGGAGCACATGACACTCAAGAAAATGAGGGAGATTATCGGCTACAAGGGTGGAGATTCGATCCTGGCTCCTG GTGGAACCATATCCAATCTGTACGCCGTCCTGGCCGCCCGTTACCGCAAATATCCACGTGTCAAGAGCGAAGGATTGCAATCCTTGCCCGGCCCACTCGTCATGTTCACATCCGAACAC AGTCACTTCTCCATGATGAGCGCAGCCGCTGCTTCAGGATTGGGAACGGACAATTGCATCAGCGTTCCTTGCAACGAAAAGGGACAAATGATTCCGGAAGAGTTGGAGCGGTTGGTCCTCAAGAGCATCAGCGATGGAAAGATCCCGTTCATGGTGACTGGCACTGCAGGATCGACCGTTTTCGGAGCCTTCGATCCCATCAATCCCATCGCCGACATTTGCGAAAAGCATCACCTCTGGCTGCACATCGATGCCGCTTGGGGCGGGGGTCTCCTCATGTCCGAAAAGTTCCGCTACAAATTCGAAGGCATCACAAGGGCCGACTCGGTCACCTGGAACCCCCACAAGATGATGAACGTTTTGCTCCAATGTTCAACGGTCCATTTCAAGCAAAAT AGTTTGCTGTACCATTGCAACCGGATGTGCGCCGATTACTTGTTCCAGCAGGACAAACATTACGATGTCACCTACGATACGGGAGATAAAGTCATACAATGTGGTCGCCACAACGACATTTTCAAGTTCTGGTTGCTGTGGAGGGCCAAG GGAACTGAAGGATTTGCCAAGCAAATGGAACGCTTTATCGAACTAACTCAATATCTAGTCGAAGGACTGTTAAAGAGACCGGAACGTTTCCAGTTGATTGTAGCCGAACCTGAATGCACCAACGTCTGTTTCTGGTATGTCCCCACTCGTTTCCGCACCATGGCTCCTGGCCCCGAACGTGATCGTCTCCTTGgacag ATTACGCCCATTCTCAAGGGACGAATGATGTCGACTGGAACTCTCATGGTGGGATACCAACCACAAGGCAAGCTGCCCAACTTCTTCAGGTGCATCATCTCCAATCAGGCTGTCACCGAGGAGGATGTTGACTTTCTGGTGGAGGAAATGGACCGTTTGGGCCATGACCTCTAA
- the LOC124198344 gene encoding acyl-CoA-binding domain-containing protein 5-like, with product MSTEEAFQAAVNVIRSMPKDGPFQPSPDLMLRFYGLFKQATLGKNNLPKPSFWAVITKAKWDAWKNLGNMPKEEAMKKYVDELKQIIETMSYSENVANFMHVLGPFYEAVYDGQEPENLRRNPSPQLSEGMDKDQQEDESGYSSSINGTGAEETESADLETENNNKPLRIEEEEPVTTLSPATSSTSLYASEKFYSDAESDDEYKDPLPDVYPQSKSFHSAMNKSSNIDSGEQLHVTMAIQRLQADLQSINSRLEALEIHRKESTLMENGQPRQQQQQGSTKHSTVEQVGSFAVTYGSIPSVNQLSLPSWFPFRNVNVATIAVILGWPLLAQYLYARLHHRHSAV from the exons ATGTCGACAGAAGAAGCGTTTCAGGCTGCTGTCAACGTGATCCGATCCATGCCAAAAGATG GGCCCTTTCAACCTTCGCCCGACCTGATGCTTCGCTTCTATGGATTATTCAAACAGGCCACCCTAGGAAAAAACAACTTGCCAAAACCATCCTTCTGGGCAGTGATTACCAAAGCGAAATGGGATGCGTGGAAGAATCTAGGAAACATGCCAAAGGAGGAGGCAATGAAGAAATATGTGGATGAGCTCAAGCAG ATCATTGAGACCATGTCCTACTCTGAGAATGTGGCCAATTTCATGCACGTCTTGGGCCCTTTCTACGAAGCAGTCTACGACGGCCAGGAGCCGGAGAATCTGCGCCGAAATCCGTCTCCCCAGTTGTCGGAAGGGATGGACAAAGATCAACAGGAAGACGAGAGTggctacagcagcagcatcaacgGCACAGGGGCGGAAGAAACAG AAAGCGCCGATCTGGAAAcggagaacaacaacaagccgctgagaattgaagaagaagaaccagtTACTACACTTTCGCCTGCTACCAGTTCGACTTCACTTTACGCATCTGAAAAGTTTTATAGTGATGCCGAGAGCGACGACGAATACAAGGATCCCTTGCCAGACGTCTATCCGCAATCCAAATCGTTCCATTCG GCCATGAACAAGTCATCCAACATCGATTCGGGCGAGCAGCTACACGTCACAATGGCCATTCAGCGGCTTCAGGCCGATTTGCAATCCATCAACAGTCGATTGGAGGCGTTGGAAATACACCGGAAGGAGTCGACGTTGATGGAAAATGGGCAGCCgaggcaacagcagcagcaaggcaGCACGAAACACAGCACGGTGGAACAGGTGGGCTCGTTCGCCGTCACCTACGGTTCCATTCCCTCGGTCAACCAGCTGTCTCTGCCTTCGTGGTTCCCGTTCAGGAACGTGAATGTGGCTACGATCGCCGTCATCCTTGGCTGGCCGCTACTCGCTCAATACCTCTACGCGCGGTTACATCATCGCCACTCGGCCGTCTAG
- the LOC124198343 gene encoding uncharacterized protein LOC124198343 — MRVLGIELDPFDLPKRRIFCGRSFSFLMFSITLFSNLACMANSFNQQLLFILPNSNVKGSASDFWTLVIDIGSFTVLAIGAHTTLLAIPQNSEWRSLWTNLQQLASENGQPFYSKSRKTVLTSLLFIIADGCNNTIQAIFSDIKFDDRPMITRLAGFVSSLTQIYGVSGLVLFATIGWITSEGFVQLRYQVMALDPAIHPNPTVTTSDLKKLRRDFLTLSEIVLHIGNCFGPLVFVWIVYIFISVIANSFYLVNSVHIRVELMSEVPFWISLLIRNLIFLFVLASIPVTLQRESLNTWKSLRRISFDDSSLQCQLDTLTMEVLQSPTEMTAMDLFQVNLTLFPTLVGTTLTYLIILSQFQSK; from the exons ATGCGAGTACTCGGCATCGAGTTGGATCCGTTTGATTTACCGAAGCGCAGGATCTTTTGCGGCCGATCCTTCAGTTTCTTGATGTTTTCCATCACCCTGTTTAGTAATCTCGCATGCATGGCCAATTCGTTCAATCAGCAACTCCTGTTCATCCTACCGAATTCAAATGTCAAAGGATCGGCCAGTGATTTTTGGACGCTGGTCATCGATATCGGCAGTTTCACCGTCCTGGCCATCGGCGCCCATACCACGCTCCTAGCCATTCCACAAAATTCCGAGTGGAGATCCTTGTGGACCAATTTGCAACAACTGGCGTCTGAAAATGGCCAACCGTTTTACTCCAAGTCCCGCAAAACTGTCCTAACGTCACTACTATTCATCATAgcg GATGGATGTAATAACACGATCCAAGCGATTTTTTCGGACATTAAATTTGATGACCGTCCGATGATAACCAGGTTGGCAGGTTTTGTCTCTTCCTTAACCCAAATCTATGGAGTCAGCGGTCTGGTATTATTCGCCACCATCGGATGGATAACGTCCGAAGGATTCGTTCAACTTCGTTATCAGGTCATGGCTCTCGATCCCGCCATCCACCCGAATCCTACCGTTACTACTTCCGATCTGAAAAAGTTGAGACGCGATTTCCTGACACTCTCCGAAATTGTTTTGCACATCGGAAACTGTTTCGGTCCTTTAGTGTTCGTCTGGATCGTCTACATCTTCATCAGCGTCATCGCCAATTCGTTTTACCTGGTCAATAGCGTCCACATTCGCGTGGAACTTATGTCGGAGGTGCCCTTTTGGATTTCCTTATTAATAAGGAATTTGATCTTTCTTTTCGTGTTGGCATCCATTCCAGTTACCCTCCAGCGtgaa TCGTTGAACACCTGGAAATCGTTACGGAGAATTAGTTTCGATGATTCATCGCTGCAGTGTCAG TTGGATACGTTGACGATGGAAGTCTTGCAATCACCGACCGAGATGACCGCCATGGATTTATTTCAAGTCAATTTGACTCTTTTCCCAACG TTGGTGGGGACAACGTTAACCTACTTGATTATTCTGAGCCAATTCCAATCGAAGTAG
- the LOC124198342 gene encoding uncharacterized protein LOC124198342, which translates to MLLSIETSLWPLMVGLRIFGFHMGPSQKSGSSRYSIGLLLTGSLMVLSTVALHCTSFVYGVLRLKANGLGPNGTNLTTANLLNIGIEHLNYTWVLIAIHTTFFFVSLTSSWTELWDSLLVLEKNLKFNSTFYAKCRKSLLVGFAFLLMDCLSHLLVSMRSIYWDMGLMSPLAIVLANISRTTIISVFLLFCVMARVITLVFQGLNEQIARIDEAEQFSPFYLTGRIWNGRLEKWRRNHALACELVEMVNKCFGVVMLVTVVNVFVSFITTTFEIVRSMQEDATIPVLFVFIFAKKSILLSIIIYEPYRLQAEAGRTAVSLRKLQPSTADLLSQIKLNTVVIEVTHASPKITAMEFFDVNRRLLPTLIGSTLTYVAILCQASSTHSTFK; encoded by the exons ATGTTACTCAGCATAGAGACGAGTCTTTGGCCTTTGATGGTCGGATTGAGAATCTTTGGATTTCACATGGGTCCCAGCCAGAAATCGGGATCGAGTCGCTATTCCATTGGCTTGTTGCTGACGGGATCGCTGATGGTCTTGTCGACCGTTGCTCTCCATTGTACCTCATTCGTTTACGGCGTGTTGAGGCTCAAGGCGAACGGACTGGGTCCCAACGGCACCAATTTGACGACGGCCAACCTCCTCAACATCGGCATCGAACACCTGAATTACACCTGGGTCCTTATCGCCATCCACACgaccttcttctttgtttcgCTCACCTCCAGCTGGACGGAACTGTGGGACTCGCTGCTGGTGCTTGAAAAGAATCTGAAATTCAATTCGACATTTTACGCCAAGTGCAGGAAAAGTTTATTGGTCGGATTCGCCTTTTTGCTTATG GACTGCCTCAGCCATTTATTGGTCTCGATGCGCTCCATTTACTGGGACATGGGATTGATGAGTCCTTTGGCTATTGTTCTGGCCAACATTTCCAGGACGACCATCATCAGCGTCTTCTTGCTCTTTTGCGTCATGGCCAGGGTCATCACGCTCGTCTTCCAGGGACTGAATGAGCAAATCGCTCGCATAGATGAAGCCGAGCAATTTTCCCCGTTCTATTTGACCGGCAGGATCTGGAATGGCCGTCTGGAAAAATGGCGAAGGAATCACGCTTTAGCCTGCGAACTGGTCGAGATGGTCAACAAATGTTTCGGAGTGGTGATGCTCGTCACCGTAGTCAACGTCTTTGTCAGTTTCATCACGACGACATTCGAAATCGTCCGATCCATGCAGGAAGATGCCACGATCCCTGTcctgtttgttttcatctttGCCAAGAAATCCATTCTGCTTTCCATCATCATTTACGAACCCTACCGCTTGCAGGCCGAG GCTGGACGGACTGCCGTGTCTCTCCGCAAACTCCAACCTTCCACTGCGGATCTCCTATCCCAAATCAAA TTGAATACCGTGGTGATTGAGGTAACCCATGCCAGTCCCAAAATTACGGCCATGGAATTCTTCGACGTCAACCGCAGACTTTTGCCAACG TTGATTGGAAGTACCCTGACGTACGTCGCCATCCTCTGCCAAGCCTCATCGACCCACTCCacatttaaatga
- the LOC124197386 gene encoding uncharacterized protein LOC124197386 — translation MLNLEKSLWPLMAGLRLLGFHMGPSSSSSSRYSVWLLSAGSLMVLSTVALHCTSFVFGVLRLKANEIGPNGANLTTTKLLNIGIEHLNYTWVLIGVHVTFFFVSLTSGWTQLWDTLHLVEENLKFNATFYAKCRRSVLIGFGFLFMDCVTHIFLSIRSFYWDMGVMSPLAIVLANFSRMTIISVFLLFCVLARVLTLIFQGLNEQINDLDEPEKFSSVYSSRILNVRLEKWRRNHTLACQLIEMINKCFGLVMVITVINVFVSFITTTFEIVNCIQESDTIPVMFVFIFAKKSCLLTIIIYEPYRLQAEVSRTAVALRNIHPLTVDLLTQIKLNTVVVEVTHASPKITAMEFFDVNLRLLPTLIGSTLTYVAILHQVSSHSHC, via the exons ATGTTGAACCTTGAGAAAAGTCTGTGGCCTCTGATGGCCGGACTGAGACTCCTCGGCTTTCACATGGGGCCGTCGTCCAGCTCATCCAGTCGTTATTCCGTTTGGCTGTTATCGGCCGGATCGCTAATGGTCCTCTCGACCGTTGCTCTCCATTGTACCTCCTTCGTTTTCGGCGTCTTGCGACTCAAGGCCAACGAAATCGGACCCAACGGCGCCAACCTGACGACCACCAAACTGCTCAACATCGGAATCGAGCATCTCAATTACACCTGGGTCCTCATCGGAGTTCACGtgacctttttctttgtctcgCTCACTTCCGGCTGGACCCAGTTGTGGGACACATTACACCTAGTCGAGGAGAATCTCAAATTCAATGCGACATTTTACGCCAAGTGCAGAAGGAGCGTCCTGATTGGATTCGGCTTTTTATTCATG GATTGCGTCACCCACATATTCCTTTCCATCCGCTCCTTTTACTGGGACATGGGAGTGATGAGTCCATTGGCTATTGTTCTGGCCAATTTCTCCCGGATGACCATCATCAGCGTTTTCCTGCTCTTCTGCGTACTGGCCAGGGTCCTGACGCTCATCTTCCAAGGACTTAACGAGCAAATCAATGACCTGGACGAGCCGGAAAAGTTTTCTTCCGTCTATTCCAGCCGGATTTTGAATGTCCGTCTAGAGAAATGGCGTAGGAATCACACGCTGGCATGTCAGCTGATTGAGATGATTAACAAATGTTTCGGTCTGGTGATGGTCATCACCGTCATCAACGTCTTTGTCAGTTTCATCACGACGACGTTCGAAATTGTCAATTGCATCCAGGAAAGCGACACGATCCCCGTCATGTTCGTTTTCATCTTTGCCAAGAAATCCTGTCTGCTCACCATCATCATTTACGAGCCCTATCGTCTGCAGGCCGag GTTAGCCGCACTGCAGTCGCACTCCGCAATATCCATCCTTTGACTGTCGATCTCTTGACGCAAATTAAA CTAAACACTGTGGTGGTAGAGGTAACTCACGCCAGTCCCAAAATTACAGCCATGGAATTCTTTGATGTCAATCTCAGATTGTTGCCGACG tTGATTGGAAGTACACTGACGTATGTGGCCATCCTCCACCAAGTTTCATCGCATTCACA CTgctga
- the LOC124197721 gene encoding uncharacterized protein LOC124197721: MFLLGFRRRRANCAHTITTGHDNQFDFGAPNEPFTPFPILTCRLKNISFIQSRYISLFPPPLAVSNVWNRKVRTGWTGIFCRMLCVELILSIDQQHALQQCVFIYLLVQVVPFLSGRSRLPEMLKIETSLWPLIVWMRIVGFHMGPSRKKESASPNRHRYSVCLLMTGSMMLLSTVALHCTSFVRSFLKFRANGMAQHNGTTANLTTANRLNVGIEHLNYTCVLIGVHTTFFFVSLTSNWTGLWDSLQLIEANLKFNSTFYRKCQKCVVIGFAILFVDFASQLFISIHSFYWDMGWMSPLAIVLANISRTTISSVFLLFFVLARVITLVFQGLNEQIIHLDEVEQVPQCYSVSRILNVRLEKWRRNHALACELVEMVNKCFGFVMLITLVNVFVSFVTTSFEIVRSMEDDETLPFLLVFIFVKKSILLTIMFYEPYRLQAETGRTASSLRRLHPFTADLFTQIKVNTVVMEVTHACPKITAIEFFDVNLKLLPTLIGSTLTYVAILHQVASHSK, encoded by the exons ATGTTTTTATTGGGTTTCCGGCGACGTCGTGCGAATTGCGCACACACAATAACAACAGGGCACGACAATCAATTCGACTTTGGTGCTCCTAACGAACCTTTCACGCCTTTTCCTATTCTTACATGTcgtctgaaaaatatttcgttcaTACAGTCCCGCTATATATCTTTATTCCCTCCTCCTCTGGCCGTATCAAATGTCTGGAACCGTAAGGTGCGCACTGGTTGGACGGGCATCTTTTGTCGAATGCTGTGTGTAGAGCTGATTCTCTCTATAGACCAGCAACATGCCCTTCAGCAGTGTGTTTTCATTTATCTCCTCGTTCAAGTTGTTCCGTTTCTAAGTGGTCGCTCCCGTTTGCCggaaatgttgaaaatcgAGACGAGCCTTTGGCCGCTGATTGTTTGGATGAGGATCGTCGGCTTCCACATGGGTCCCAGCCGGAAGAAAGAATCGGCATCTCCCAATCGTCATCGCTATTCCGTCTGTCTGCTAATGACAGGATCGATGATGCTCCTGTCGACCGTTGCTCTCCACTGTACCTCGTTCGTTCGCAGTTTCCTCAAGTTCAGGGCCAACGGGATGGCCCAGCACAACGGCACGACAGCCAATTTGACGACGGCCAATCGGCTCAACGTCGGCATCGAGCACCTGAATTACACCTGCGTCCTCATCGGCGTCCACACgaccttcttctttgtttctctCACGTCCAACTGGACGGGACTGTGGGATTCACTGCAGCTGATCGAGGCCAAtctcaaattcaattccaCATTTTATCGCAAGTGCCAAAAGTGTGTCGTCATCGGATTTGCCATTTTATTCGTC GATTTCGCCAGCCAGTTGTTTATTTCGATCCATTCATTTTACTGGGACATGGGATGGATGAGTCCGTTGGCCATCGTCCTGGCCAACATCTCCCGGACGACCATTTCCAGCGTGTTTCtgctcttttttgttctggCCAGGGTCATCACGCTCGTCTTCCAGGGACTGAACGAGCAAATCATTCACCTGGACGAGGTGGAACAGGTGCCGCAGTGCTACTCCGTCAGCCGGATCTTGAACGTCCGCCTAGAGAAATGGCGTAGGAATCACGCTTTAGCCTGCGAACTGGTCGAGATGGTCAACAAATGTTTCGGCTTCGTCATGCTCATCACGTTGGTCAACGTTTTCGTCAGTTTCGTGACGACTTCGTTCGAAATCGTCCGATCCATGGAAGACGATGAGACGTTGCCATTTCTGCTGGTCTTCATCTTCGTCAAAAAGTCGATCCTGCTCACCATCATGTTTTACGAGCCCTATCGATTGCAGGCCGAG ACCGGACGGACGGCGTCGTCGCTCAGGAGGCTGCACCCGTTCACCGCCGATCTTTTCACGCAAATCAAA GTGAATACGGTCGTGATGGAAGTCACTCACGCCTGTCCCAAAATCACGGCCATCGAGTTTTTCGACGTGAATCTCAAACTGTTACCAACG TTAATTGGCAGTACCCTGACGTATGTGGCCATTCTACATCAAGTGGCTTCGCATTCCAAATAG
- the LOC124197722 gene encoding uncharacterized protein LOC124197722, whose amino-acid sequence MPGCGYPGLKGSLMLLSTVALHCTSFVHGVLRVNKLGPSSNDGNNLTTANLLNAGIEHLNNTWFNIGVHSTFFLVSLTSNWKSLWHSLLLIEKNLKFKSSFYRKCRESVSIGFGCLLLDFVTHLFISVRSSYWDLGVMRSLAVVLANFSRMTIISVFLLFCVTARVITLVFKALNKQIANLTEAEKILPIYLSARILNLRLEKWRRNHTLACELVDMANKCFGLVMLVTIINVFVSFVTTSFEIVSSMGNHESLPFSLLLIFVNKSILLAIVFFESYRLQSEAGRTAASLRKLHPLTADLFTQIKVNTVVMEVTHASPKIAAMEFFDVNIRLLPTLIGSTLTYVAILHQVAAHSK is encoded by the exons atgcctggctgtggatatcccgggcttaaag GATCGCTGATGCTGTTGTCGACTGTTGCTCTCCACTGTACCTCGTTCGTTCACGGCGTCCTCCGAGTCAACAAACTGGGACCCAGCAGCAACGATGGCAACAACTTGACGACGGCCAATCTCCTTAACGCTGGCATCGAGCACCTCAACAACACTTGGTTCAATATCGGAGTGCACTCGACTTTCTTCCTTGTCTCGCTCACCTCCAACTGGAAGAGCCTCTGGCACTCGCTGCTCCTCATCgagaagaatttgaaattcaaatcgtcGTTTTATCGCAAGTGCCGGGAAAGCGTTTCCATCGGCTTCGGTTGTCTCTTGCTG GATTTTGTGACGCATTTGTTCATCTCTGTCCGCTCGTCTTACTGGGATTTGGGCGTCATGAGATCACTGGCCGTCGTCCTGGCCAATTTCTCCAGGATGACCATCATCAGCGTCTTCCTGCTCTTTTGCGTCACGGCCAGAGTCATCACGCTCGTCTTCAAGGCCCTCAACAAGCAAATTGCTAATTTAACAGAAGCCGAGAAAATTCTGCCCATTTATCTATCCGCCAGGATCCTGAATCTCCGGTTGGAGAAGTGGCGTAGGAACCACACTTTAGCCTGCGAACTGGTCGACATGGCCAACAAATGTTTCGGACTAGTCATGCTCGTCACCATCATTAATGTTTTCGTTAGTTTCGTGACAACTTCGTTCGAGATCGTCAGCTCAATGGGCAATCACGAATCACTGCCATTTTCGCTCCTGCTCATTTTTGTCAACAAATCGATCCTGCTGGCCATCGTCTTTTTCGAATCCTATCGGTTGCAATCTGAG GCTGGCCGGACTGCAGCCTCTCTGCGGAAGCTCCACCCATTAACTGCCGATCTCTTCACTCAAATCAAa GTGAATACGGTCGTGATGGAAGTCACGCACGCCAGCCCCAAGATTGCTGCCATGGAATTTTTCGACGTCAACATCAGACTCTTGCCGACG CTGATTGGAAGTACCCTGACATACGTGGCCATTCTTCACCAAGTTGCGGCACACTCCAAATAA